The window CTACGCGAAAACAACTTTATGAAAATTGTATCTCTAGCTCCAGAAGTATTATAATTAAAAATTCAAATGCCTTTTAAGGAGGTGCTTACTGATGCATGTGAAAAAAGGTGACAAAGTTATGGTCATCTCTGGTAAGGATAAAGGCAAAACGGGAGTAATACTGGCTGCTTTTCCTAAGCAAAGCCGTGTTCTAGTTGAAGGTGTTAGCATTGTGAAAAAACACGCAAAACCTTCTCAAGTAAACCCGCAAGGCGGAAT of the Bacillus sp. 1NLA3E genome contains:
- the rplX gene encoding 50S ribosomal protein L24; this encodes MHVKKGDKVMVISGKDKGKTGVILAAFPKQSRVLVEGVSIVKKHAKPSQVNPQGGIISHEAPVHVSNVMPIDPKSGKPTRVGYQTVDGKKVRVAKISGEVLDK